The genomic window TAAAGGAAAGGAATGTTGTCGTTTTCAGAAGCCAGTTTTTTGAATTTAGGTTTCATAATTCTGCAGTTTCCGCACCATGTAGCTCCGTATTGTACCACAACTTTTTCATTATCGCTTACAATATTCTGTAGCGTATCTTCTGTTAATTCTGTATACATAAGTTTGTTTTTTAGAAAAAATAAACAATGTAGCAATCTAATGATTTAACAGTGTAACAATGAGATTCTTCACTTCGTTCAGAATTGTTACATTGTTAGATTGCTACATTGTTAGATTAAATTAATTTATTAATTTTTTGCTAAATACTCAGCAGTAGAAGTTCTGTCAGCTTTCATCGCTTCTTTTCCTTCTTCCCAGTTTGCAGGGCAAACTTCACCGTGCTTCTGAACGTGAGTATAAGCGTCGATTAGTCTTACATATTCTTTTACGTTTCTACCCAGAGGCATATCGTTTACAGACTCGTGGAAGATTTTTCCGGTTTCGTCGATAAGGTAAGTTGCTCTGTAAGTAACGTTAGAACCAGTGAAAACTTCTTCACCTTCTTCATTGTATTCGAAATCCTGATCTACAATTCCTAAAATGTTTGCCAATTGTCTGTGTGTATCAGCTAAAAGTGGGTAAGTAACTCCTTCAATACCACCGTTGTCTTTTGAAACGTTCAACCAAGCGAAGTGTACTTCGTTAGTATCGCAAGAAGCACCGATTACTTTTGTGTTTCTTTTTTCGAATTCACCTAAAGCTTCCTGGAAAGCGTGAAGCTCAGTCGGGCAAACGAAAGTGAAATCTTTCGGGTACCAGAACAAAAGAACTTTTTGCTGGTTTTCTGTAGCTTCCTGGAAGATGTTGATTCTAAGATCGTCACCCATTTCAGACATTGCATCTACTGTTACATTCGGGAATTTTTTTCCTACTAAAGACATAATTTTCTCGTTTTTATATTTAAATTTTTCTGGTGCAAATATATAAATATTTCATCTATCGAACAAATTGATTTTGATAAATAAAATCTATAATTATTTTGGGCCTTATTTTTATAAAATTTATTAATAAATAAATATTCTCTTGACTGTGAATAAAAAATAATTTGTATTATTATATAATGACAATTAAACAAAATTACTATGAAAAACCTTAAAAAAATTTCAAGAA from Chryseobacterium camelliae includes these protein-coding regions:
- a CDS encoding thioredoxin family protein, producing MYTELTEDTLQNIVSDNEKVVVQYGATWCGNCRIMKPKFKKLASENDNIPFLYVDAEKLPESRKLAKVDNLPTFAIFRNGELVNQVQSNQAESLINLFNEL
- a CDS encoding peroxiredoxin, whose amino-acid sequence is MSLVGKKFPNVTVDAMSEMGDDLRINIFQEATENQQKVLLFWYPKDFTFVCPTELHAFQEALGEFEKRNTKVIGASCDTNEVHFAWLNVSKDNGGIEGVTYPLLADTHRQLANILGIVDQDFEYNEEGEEVFTGSNVTYRATYLIDETGKIFHESVNDMPLGRNVKEYVRLIDAYTHVQKHGEVCPANWEEGKEAMKADRTSTAEYLAKN